The Pelmatolapia mariae isolate MD_Pm_ZW linkage group LG10_11, Pm_UMD_F_2, whole genome shotgun sequence genome includes a region encoding these proteins:
- the LOC134637515 gene encoding olfactory receptor 1500-like, with amino-acid sequence MDFFNSALGKNITFLRPAFFIISGFIGIPNIKYYYAFLFFVYIISVLANTAVMAAIYLDHNLRTPKYIAVFSLALVDLLGNSAMVPKVLDIFLFNHPHISYNDCLTFLFFCYVFLSMQALNLVALSYDRVMAIVYPLHYQLKVTHKLMFPLIASFWVSAITFILIAIGLLTRLSFCESVVIKSYFCDHGQMYRLACNDFTPSYVIAKILPALILWLPLTIVLLSYLCICYALAKVATVRERMKGFKTCTAHLSLVAIYFFPILITFTLGANIEPNARIINLSLTSVFPPMLNPIIYVLQTREIKESLRKLLRAGSPRSLGSPRSLGSSSGCDAGSPRSLSCSSGCGAAIDG; translated from the exons ATGGACTTTTTTAACTCTGCACTTGggaaaaatatcacttttttgCGTCCTGCATTTTTCATTATAAGTGGATTTATTGGCATTCctaatataaaatattattatgcctttctgttttttgtttatattatttCTGTTCTGGCAAACACAGCTGTCATGGCCGCAATATATTTGGATCACAATCTAAGAACACCGAAATATATTGCAGTTTTCAGTCTTGCATTGGTTGATCTGTTAGGTAACTCTGCCATGGTGCCAAAGGTTCTCGATATCTTTTTGTTTAATCACCCCCACATTTCATATAATGACTGCTTGACATTCCTGTTTTTCTGCTATGTATTCCTTTCAATGCAAGCACTAAATCTGGTTGCACTGTCATATGACAGAGTTATGGCGATCGTTTACCCACTGCATTATCAACTGAAGGTGACTCACAAGCTCATGTTCCCTTTAATTGCCTCTTTCTGGGTATCTGCCATTACTTTTATACTAATTGCAATTGGCCTTCTTACAAGGCTTTCCTTCTGTGAATCAGTTGTTATTAAAAGCTATTTCTGTGACCATGGTCAGATGTACCGGCTTGCATGCAATGATTTTACACCCAGCTATGTAATTGCTAAGATTTTGCCAGCTCTTATTCTTTGGCTTCCTCTTACAATTGTTTTGTTGAGTTATTTGTGTATCTGCTATGCTTTAGCTAAAGTAGCCACAGTTCGAGAAAGAATGAAGGGCTTTAAAACCTGCACAGCTCATCTTTCATTAGTGGCAATCTATTTCTTCCCAATATTAATCACATTTACTCTAGGTGCAAACATAGAGCCAAATGCCAGAATCATAAACCTGTCTCTGACCTCAGTCTTTCCTCCAATGCTGAATCCTATCATATATGTTCTTCAGACACGAGAAATCAAAGAATCTCTGAGAAAGTTGTTAAGA gcgggctccccccgctcgctgggctccccccgctcgctgggctcctcctccggctgcgacgcgggctccccccgctcgctgagctgctcctccgGCTGCGGAGCGGCTATAGATGGTTGA
- the LOC134635311 gene encoding olfactory receptor 1F1-like, with protein MALINSAAENNITFVRPAYFIISGFIGIPNIKYYFVFLCFIYILSVVGNTLVIIVITLDHMLRSPKYIAVFNLAFTDLLSSSALVPKVLDIFLFNHYYISYNDCLTFMFFCFTLIFMQAFNLVVLSFDRVMAIMYPLHYQIRVTHKLILSLIAFFWLLAITLILIAVGLLTRLSFCQSVIIQSYYCDNGPMYRLGCNDATPNYIFAVLAIVLVLGFPLAFIVGSYCCIGYSLSKISTFRERVKAFKTCTGHLSLVAIYFLPVIFVYAFWPVIHPNARIINLSIATVLPPMLNPIIYVLQTQDIKESLRRLLKARVQAKLEVFRLKPL; from the coding sequence ATGGCATTGATTAACTCAGCTGCCGAGAACAACATCACCTTTGTGCGACCTGCATATTTTATAATAAGTGGTTTTATTGGCATAcctaatattaaatattattttgtctttctgtgttttatttacattcttTCAGTGGTGGGAAACACATTAGTGATAATTGTAATAACATTGGATCACATGTTGAGAAGTCCTAAATATATTGCTGTTTTTAACCTTGCATTTACAGACCTGTTAAGTAGCTCTGCTTTGGTTCCAAAGGTTcttgacatttttctgtttaaccATTATTATATTTCCTACAATGACTGCTtgactttcatgtttttctgctttactttaatttttatgCAAGCTTTTAATCTGGTTGTATTGTCCTTTGACAGAGTCATGGCTATCATGTACCCTCTGCACTATCAAATTAGAGTGACCCACAAGCTCATTTTGTCTTTGATTGCTTTTTTCTGGCTTCTTGCCATAACTCTTATACTCATTGCAGTTGGCCTTCTCACCAGACTTTCCTTCTGTCAGTCTGTGATTATTCAGAGCTACTATTGTGATAATGGTCCTATGTATCGTCTTGGCTGCAATGATGCTACCCCTAATTATATATTTGCTGTTTTGGCAATAGTTCTTGTTCTTGGGTTTCCACTGGCATTTATCGTGGGAAGCTACTGCTGTATCGGTTATTCTTTGTCAAAAATTTCTACATTTAGGGAAAGAGTGAAAGCTTTTAAAACCTGCACAGGTCACCTTTCATTAGTGGCAATTTATTTCCTTcctgttatatttgtgtatgcTTTTTGGCCTGTAATACATCCAAACGCAAGGATCATAAACCTTTCTATTGCCACTGTATTGCCTCCCATGTTAAACCCAATAATCTATGTTCTTCAGACACAGGACATCAAAGAATCATTGAGAAGATTGTTGAAAGCTAGAGTGCAGGCTAAATTGGAAGTGTTTAGACTTAAACCTTTGTAG